Proteins from one Cellulosilyticum lentocellum DSM 5427 genomic window:
- a CDS encoding carbohydrate ABC transporter permease, whose translation MKSILSDKKAIFIFMFPTLFIMGMIVVVPIFISGYYSLLSWDGIGQGTFIGLKNYKELLCDGRFINSIINSLLFAGLSLVIQLPFSLLIAIVIAQGVKGEKFYRTVYFIPVIISTVVIGQLWQKIYNADYGLLNALLKSIGLGSVAQDWLGQEKTALICSFIPILWQYVGYHMLIMYAGIKGISTEVNEAAVIDGANKVQTAWYITIPLLKPILKVCMTFSLIGALKVFDLIYVLTNGGPFFSTEVPSIYMYTTIFDSFKYGYGSAISIFIIVECLFFTMLLNLAFYRKKEA comes from the coding sequence ATGAAAAGCATTTTATCTGACAAAAAGGCCATTTTTATATTTATGTTTCCTACCCTTTTCATTATGGGAATGATAGTTGTAGTACCTATATTTATATCTGGCTATTATAGTCTTCTAAGTTGGGATGGCATAGGGCAAGGAACTTTCATTGGATTGAAAAATTACAAGGAACTATTATGTGATGGACGTTTTATAAATTCAATTATCAATTCCTTGCTTTTTGCAGGATTATCATTAGTGATTCAGTTGCCATTTTCTCTACTTATTGCTATTGTCATTGCTCAAGGTGTAAAAGGAGAGAAGTTTTATCGAACAGTATACTTTATCCCAGTTATTATATCAACGGTAGTTATCGGGCAGCTTTGGCAGAAGATATATAATGCAGACTATGGCTTATTAAATGCACTGCTTAAATCTATTGGGCTAGGCAGTGTGGCACAAGATTGGTTAGGACAAGAAAAAACAGCATTAATATGTAGTTTTATACCTATTCTTTGGCAATATGTGGGTTATCATATGCTCATTATGTATGCAGGGATTAAAGGCATCTCTACCGAAGTAAATGAAGCGGCTGTTATTGATGGTGCTAATAAAGTTCAAACAGCATGGTATATTACTATTCCATTATTAAAGCCTATTTTAAAAGTATGTATGACTTTCTCCTTAATTGGTGCATTAAAAGTATTTGATTTGATCTACGTTTTAACTAATGGAGGACCTTTTTTCTCAACAGAAGTGCCAAGTATTTATATGTACACCACGATTTTTGATTCTTTCAAGTATGGTTATGGTAGTGCTATTTCTATATTTATTATTGTAGAGTGTTTATTCTTTACTATGTTGCTTAATTTAGCTTTTTACAGAAAAAAGGAGGCATAG
- a CDS encoding ABC transporter substrate-binding protein, whose amino-acid sequence MKKHLKKLSALLLMGSMVMGLTACSKTQVPKEEADQSTSTENKDTSSQTQDEPITITLWHQSVSDTDPVKRIIEESVEEYHELHPHITIVQDGVTGEQYKTKIKTAFAAGEAPDIAYMFGGGSFVKPYIDADYLLPIDEYLTEETKSKVLDGMLENCVYNGKTYTLPTITFLANLYCNTEMFEKAGADYPTNWTELLEACEKLRAAGYTPILLGEKDTWPGMYWYDIISARQAGNPALLEAFKDPSKFNSEPFIKAADKMQQLVKANAFNESMLSMSYSEMVDGFAAGQGAMIFQANWVHPTFEDEEAVTNGKVKAIAFPIFEDGKGTATEFSGGGTDGYYINAKTKHPKEVAEYLAYLSEKIGREGYLDNAGLACWDVSDLDTSSVSTLAKESAALMETGTSYITWWDNILPADSSEDYKNLVAELLALKITPEQFAERMSKLNPTELQ is encoded by the coding sequence ATGAAAAAGCATTTAAAAAAGCTATCCGCACTCCTTTTAATGGGAAGTATGGTAATGGGTTTAACGGCATGTAGTAAGACACAAGTGCCCAAGGAAGAAGCAGATCAAAGTACAAGTACCGAAAACAAAGATACAAGTAGTCAAACACAAGATGAACCAATTACAATTACTTTATGGCACCAATCTGTATCAGATACAGACCCAGTAAAACGTATTATTGAGGAATCTGTAGAAGAATATCATGAACTTCATCCTCATATTACTATTGTTCAAGATGGCGTAACAGGTGAACAATATAAGACTAAAATTAAAACAGCTTTTGCAGCAGGAGAGGCTCCAGATATTGCTTATATGTTTGGTGGTGGAAGCTTTGTAAAACCTTATATCGATGCAGATTATTTATTACCTATTGACGAATATCTAACCGAAGAAACAAAATCTAAGGTATTAGATGGTATGTTGGAAAACTGTGTGTACAATGGCAAAACTTATACATTACCTACGATTACTTTCTTAGCAAACTTATACTGCAATACCGAAATGTTTGAAAAAGCAGGAGCAGATTATCCAACAAACTGGACAGAATTACTTGAGGCTTGTGAAAAGCTTCGTGCTGCAGGTTATACACCTATTCTTTTAGGTGAAAAGGATACATGGCCAGGTATGTACTGGTATGACATTATTTCTGCAAGACAAGCAGGAAATCCAGCTTTATTAGAAGCATTTAAAGATCCTTCTAAATTTAATAGTGAACCATTTATTAAAGCTGCAGATAAAATGCAACAATTAGTAAAGGCTAATGCCTTTAATGAGAGCATGTTAAGTATGAGCTATAGTGAAATGGTAGATGGTTTTGCAGCAGGTCAAGGTGCTATGATTTTTCAAGCAAACTGGGTACATCCAACATTCGAAGATGAAGAAGCTGTAACTAATGGCAAAGTAAAAGCCATTGCTTTCCCTATATTTGAAGATGGAAAAGGTACAGCAACAGAGTTTTCTGGTGGTGGAACAGATGGATACTATATTAATGCTAAGACTAAACATCCTAAAGAAGTGGCAGAATATTTAGCTTATTTGAGTGAAAAAATAGGACGCGAAGGCTATTTAGATAATGCAGGACTTGCTTGCTGGGATGTATCAGACTTAGATACAAGCAGTGTGTCTACTTTAGCTAAAGAATCAGCAGCTCTTATGGAGACAGGAACCTCATATATTACATGGTGGGATAATATTTTACCAGCAGATAGTTCAGAAGACTACAAGAATCTAGTAGCAGAATTACTCGCACTTAAGATTACACCTGAACAGTTTGCTGAGAGAATGTCAAAATTAAATCCAACAGAACTTCAGTAA
- a CDS encoding response regulator has translation MERLKVILIDDETLIRKLLRMKIDWEALGMEVVTEFSSSKKALEEVQEWNPDIIITDICMPGIDGIEFSETCINLMPKVKIIILTGHDEFNYAMRSIKIGVSDYILKPIKAEVITQTLWKTREKIEKEKNYQVEYEKLAAQIEENLPLFQEGYLNQVLLEPVTSEVFSRKMKFYQVDIHPNAQEIQVALVEMNQVNKENIGNEEDQNEMILHMKARKLIEEFFSGDAYILFCRDGFGRIVIMSNNPDLPLNECLELLRKMLITRLKCYISIGVSCKKEDYSQISTAYKEAVEALNYKMVEGENCIIYYGDLATSTSYLSVEQEKIWKEIKIYVSAGRKEEAEKSVQRLWEHFIRDKYKSTQQTPHLLIEIISWCFNEAIKNDLPIQKQFSKKLCQVYEDPIEMVAFRDEILKYIGMLTTEIAAKDEKKNSSLVQGILNYMLQNLSSPELSMNQVADQFYISAGYLGRLLKKNTGKTYGEYLSEIRFQKAKDLLITTELKAYEIGEAIGICDPHYLSIWFKKMSGDSLSEFRRKGKVQKMKVY, from the coding sequence GTGGAAAGGTTAAAGGTAATTTTAATAGATGATGAGACCTTGATTCGAAAATTACTTCGTATGAAGATTGATTGGGAAGCATTGGGGATGGAGGTAGTAACTGAATTCTCAAGTTCGAAGAAGGCCTTAGAGGAAGTACAGGAATGGAACCCAGATATTATTATTACAGATATTTGCATGCCGGGAATAGATGGTATTGAGTTTAGTGAAACATGTATTAATCTAATGCCTAAAGTAAAAATTATTATATTAACTGGTCATGATGAATTTAATTATGCTATGAGAAGTATCAAAATTGGGGTGTCAGATTATATTTTAAAGCCCATTAAAGCAGAAGTTATTACACAGACTTTATGGAAAACAAGAGAGAAGATAGAGAAGGAAAAGAACTATCAAGTAGAATATGAGAAATTAGCGGCTCAAATTGAAGAGAATTTACCTCTTTTTCAAGAAGGCTATTTAAATCAAGTATTACTAGAACCTGTAACCTCCGAAGTATTTAGTAGGAAGATGAAATTTTATCAAGTTGACATACATCCTAATGCACAAGAGATACAGGTTGCATTAGTTGAAATGAATCAGGTAAATAAGGAGAATATAGGAAATGAAGAAGATCAAAATGAAATGATTTTACATATGAAAGCAAGAAAGTTAATAGAAGAATTCTTTTCTGGGGATGCCTATATTTTATTTTGTCGAGATGGATTTGGAAGAATTGTTATTATGTCTAATAATCCTGATTTGCCCTTAAATGAATGTCTAGAACTTCTTAGAAAAATGTTAATTACACGATTAAAGTGTTACATAAGTATTGGGGTAAGTTGCAAGAAAGAAGATTATAGTCAAATTTCTACGGCCTATAAAGAGGCAGTAGAAGCACTTAATTATAAGATGGTAGAAGGAGAAAACTGTATTATTTACTATGGGGATTTAGCGACTAGCACAAGTTACTTATCTGTAGAACAAGAAAAGATATGGAAAGAAATAAAAATTTATGTAAGTGCGGGTAGAAAGGAAGAGGCCGAAAAAAGTGTGCAGAGATTGTGGGAGCATTTTATAAGAGACAAGTATAAAAGCACTCAGCAAACACCTCATTTATTAATAGAGATAATTTCTTGGTGTTTTAATGAAGCTATAAAAAATGATTTACCAATTCAAAAGCAATTTTCGAAAAAATTGTGCCAGGTTTATGAAGACCCTATTGAAATGGTAGCCTTTAGGGATGAAATTCTAAAATACATAGGCATGCTTACAACAGAGATAGCTGCTAAGGATGAAAAGAAAAATAGTAGTCTAGTACAAGGTATCTTAAATTATATGTTACAAAATTTAAGTAGCCCAGAACTCAGTATGAATCAAGTGGCAGATCAATTTTACATTAGCGCAGGCTATTTAGGAAGACTACTAAAGAAGAATACAGGCAAGACCTATGGAGAATATTTGTCAGAAATACGCTTTCAAAAAGCCAAGGATCTATTAATAACAACAGAGTTAAAGGCGTATGAAATAGGTGAAGCAATAGGAATATGTGATCCACATTATTTGAGCATATGGTTTAAAAAAATGAGTGGAGATTCGCTGAGTGAATTTAGACGTAAGGGTAAGGTTCAAAAAATGAAAGTTTATTAA
- a CDS encoding sensor histidine kinase codes for MKQKFRIKIAIIYFVIVGVIIGSYFIAFKAIYMSHELKVMGEESVNTLQTMKTVTLAIIETANNYSKILLADEDIQEVLKSGDIYSNVPGQFKVAKKIYGILQFANEINGVYLIDQKDQIYSVGAREDLVGKLTNKEQMGWYQSVIEKNGNYILSLDSPDIVRKPLSNQVSLIRVYKDLKNFRNRGVLFVNINRTAFRNTYKEILKEDREQIIFLDEQNRIICQDGLTILQAEEREMFLNKLGSAKEGTLKEVFKDGDKKYLVTGVVIPTEGWKIIRLQPTDMRQESFEVLSANILLMLLSAFFILMGTILVANLITVPISHLLISMKSAERGEFTKVKYKPFFDEFRYLFEGYNQLLDKISLLLEQTIEKQKKIRKVELNEMQGLMKPHFLYNTLDSIQALAMLGELGKVCETVEALGDFYRRSVSKGRELLSIEEEVAIVVDYIKIMKVRFENLFEETIEVEPCCKNYLIPKLTLQPLMENAIHHGLREGTEKGELYIGIRREKEWIHLCIADNGFGIPVDLLSELKSDPGCYKGKSFGLRGTIERMKIIYGDKFKYEITSKANELTDISFYVHIEALEG; via the coding sequence ATGAAGCAAAAGTTCAGAATTAAAATTGCCATCATTTACTTTGTCATTGTAGGTGTCATTATAGGAAGTTACTTTATTGCATTTAAGGCAATTTATATGAGCCATGAACTAAAGGTAATGGGAGAAGAAAGTGTTAATACACTACAAACTATGAAGACAGTTACACTGGCTATTATTGAAACAGCTAATAATTATTCAAAGATATTATTAGCAGATGAGGATATTCAGGAAGTTCTTAAGTCAGGTGATATCTATAGCAATGTACCAGGCCAATTTAAGGTGGCTAAAAAAATCTATGGCATTTTACAATTTGCGAATGAAATAAATGGGGTATACTTAATTGATCAAAAAGACCAAATTTATTCCGTAGGTGCAAGAGAAGACTTGGTTGGAAAATTAACGAACAAAGAGCAAATGGGATGGTATCAATCCGTTATTGAGAAGAATGGAAATTATATTTTATCGTTAGATAGCCCAGATATTGTGCGAAAACCCTTAAGTAATCAAGTTTCACTTATTAGAGTTTATAAAGACTTAAAAAACTTTCGAAATAGAGGCGTCTTATTTGTAAATATTAATAGAACAGCCTTTCGAAATACATATAAGGAAATATTAAAAGAAGATAGAGAACAGATTATCTTTTTAGATGAGCAAAATAGAATTATATGCCAAGATGGATTAACGATATTACAAGCTGAAGAAAGGGAGATGTTTTTAAATAAGTTAGGCAGTGCCAAAGAAGGTACATTAAAAGAGGTGTTTAAAGATGGGGATAAGAAATACTTAGTGACAGGAGTAGTAATTCCCACAGAAGGATGGAAGATTATTCGCCTGCAGCCCACAGATATGAGACAAGAAAGCTTTGAGGTATTATCAGCGAATATATTATTAATGCTTCTAAGTGCGTTTTTTATTTTAATGGGAACTATACTGGTAGCTAATTTAATTACTGTACCTATTTCTCACTTACTTATTTCTATGAAGAGTGCAGAACGAGGAGAATTTACTAAAGTAAAGTATAAGCCTTTTTTTGATGAGTTTCGTTATCTTTTTGAAGGCTATAATCAACTGCTTGATAAGATCAGCTTGCTATTAGAACAGACTATTGAGAAGCAAAAGAAGATACGAAAAGTAGAACTTAATGAAATGCAAGGACTAATGAAACCTCACTTTTTATACAATACCTTAGATTCTATTCAAGCACTGGCCATGTTAGGTGAACTAGGCAAGGTGTGTGAGACAGTAGAAGCTTTAGGTGATTTTTATAGAAGAAGTGTTAGTAAGGGAAGAGAATTGTTAAGTATAGAGGAAGAAGTGGCTATTGTAGTAGATTATATCAAGATTATGAAAGTGCGTTTTGAGAACTTATTTGAAGAAACAATTGAAGTGGAGCCTTGTTGCAAGAACTATTTAATTCCTAAACTTACTTTACAACCTTTAATGGAAAATGCCATTCATCATGGATTAAGAGAAGGAACAGAAAAAGGAGAATTATATATTGGGATAAGACGAGAGAAAGAATGGATTCATCTATGTATTGCAGATAATGGTTTTGGAATACCTGTAGACTTACTGAGTGAACTTAAATCAGATCCAGGATGCTATAAAGGTAAGAGCTTTGGACTAAGAGGAACCATAGAAAGAATGAAAATTATTTATGGTGACAAGTTTAAATACGAAATAACTAGTAAAGCAAATGAATTAACAGATATTAGTTTTTATGTGCATATTGAGGCATTGGAGGGATAG
- a CDS encoding DUF3237 domain-containing protein encodes MWLEAEEIMQIKVKCSETLAVGDGGSGHLNVIPIIGGVVTGKYQGIVIPGGADWSMIKSNGAHAFAKYLLQMENGEYIAIENAGVLNRDTALIRTTPKFYADEEGSYSELNKGVYVASLETEVEGYNVMIRIYKMR; translated from the coding sequence ATGTGGTTAGAAGCAGAAGAAATAATGCAGATTAAGGTGAAGTGTAGTGAGACCTTAGCCGTAGGAGATGGAGGCTCTGGGCATTTAAATGTAATTCCTATTATAGGTGGTGTTGTAACGGGAAAGTATCAGGGGATAGTTATTCCTGGTGGTGCAGATTGGAGTATGATAAAAAGTAATGGGGCACATGCTTTTGCTAAGTACTTACTTCAGATGGAAAATGGAGAGTATATAGCCATTGAAAATGCAGGGGTTTTAAATAGAGATACAGCGCTTATACGTACAACTCCAAAGTTTTATGCGGATGAAGAAGGAAGCTATAGCGAGTTAAATAAAGGTGTTTATGTGGCAAGCTTAGAAACTGAGGTAGAAGGATATAACGTGATGATTCGTATTTATAAAATGAGGTAG
- a CDS encoding sialate O-acetylesterase — protein MKIAEIFGDYMVIQREKPFVIWGKGEEGATITAVIGEYRGVGSVKEGKWQVTIPPMQATFETEIEITSAGSQEEVYKIKHVAIGEVWLAGGQSNMEYFLRYDHEWENTKKRSFNPTIRMYNCKRLAYEKQEKDVLDSGYWFDERSTAWETFSAPGYHFASVLQENLQVPIGIIGCNWGGSTAATWLDTDYLKVPELKVYLEEYQEAYGLYSKEEYQEAVKRAEAVHLSPEREIEWRQMMYGLTWQQQQVWMEEHKDEPVEPIGPLYFNRPGGLYEMMLQKIIPYGIKGVIWYQGETDTGHPLVYDKLFSSMITCWRRDWQEELPFLFVQLAPFKRWLQCTGEGYAELRESQQRVADTVPQVYMSSIMDLGMADDIHPKKKKEVGERLALLARGKVYGQEILCESPRISKIKREKNKLVLECLNCGEGLKKESEDFSALQVYAKGKVVHLINIDIQKEWINIQLPEDVETPIEVRYAFGDFVEADIYNSAQLPLCPFRGVLTE, from the coding sequence ATGAAGATAGCAGAGATTTTTGGAGATTACATGGTGATTCAAAGAGAAAAACCCTTTGTGATTTGGGGGAAAGGAGAAGAAGGAGCCACTATTACTGCTGTAATTGGAGAATATAGAGGTGTAGGTAGTGTTAAAGAGGGAAAATGGCAAGTAACCATACCCCCTATGCAAGCTACCTTTGAAACTGAGATAGAGATTACTTCTGCGGGAAGTCAAGAAGAAGTTTATAAGATTAAACATGTGGCCATAGGAGAAGTTTGGCTTGCAGGAGGACAGTCTAATATGGAGTATTTTTTACGCTATGATCATGAGTGGGAAAATACAAAGAAAAGGTCCTTTAATCCAACTATTCGTATGTACAATTGCAAACGTCTAGCGTATGAGAAGCAAGAAAAAGATGTCTTAGACAGTGGGTATTGGTTTGATGAAAGAAGCACAGCGTGGGAAACCTTTTCTGCTCCAGGATATCATTTTGCTAGTGTATTACAAGAAAACTTACAAGTACCTATTGGGATTATTGGATGCAACTGGGGTGGCTCGACAGCAGCCACATGGTTAGATACGGACTATTTAAAAGTACCTGAGTTAAAGGTGTATTTAGAAGAGTACCAAGAGGCTTATGGGCTTTATAGTAAAGAAGAATATCAAGAAGCAGTAAAAAGAGCAGAGGCGGTACATCTTTCACCAGAAAGAGAAATAGAATGGCGTCAAATGATGTATGGACTTACTTGGCAACAACAACAAGTTTGGATGGAAGAACACAAAGATGAACCAGTTGAACCTATAGGACCTTTATACTTTAATCGACCTGGTGGACTTTATGAAATGATGCTACAAAAAATAATACCTTATGGCATTAAGGGGGTTATTTGGTATCAAGGTGAAACAGACACAGGACATCCACTGGTATATGATAAATTATTTAGTAGCATGATAACATGCTGGCGAAGAGATTGGCAGGAGGAATTACCATTCTTATTTGTACAACTTGCACCATTTAAAAGATGGTTACAGTGTACGGGTGAGGGGTATGCAGAACTAAGGGAGAGTCAGCAACGCGTAGCAGATACAGTACCACAGGTATATATGAGTTCTATTATGGATTTAGGAATGGCAGATGATATACATCCGAAAAAGAAAAAAGAAGTAGGGGAAAGATTAGCCTTACTTGCTAGAGGAAAAGTATATGGGCAGGAAATACTTTGTGAATCACCAAGGATTAGCAAGATTAAAAGAGAGAAAAATAAACTTGTTTTAGAATGCTTAAACTGTGGCGAGGGATTAAAAAAGGAAAGTGAAGATTTTTCAGCTTTACAAGTATATGCAAAAGGAAAGGTCGTTCACTTAATAAATATAGACATCCAAAAGGAGTGGATTAACATTCAGTTGCCGGAGGATGTAGAAACCCCCATAGAAGTAAGATATGCTTTTGGTGACTTTGTAGAAGCAGATATTTATAATAGTGCCCAACTCCCTTTATGTCCTTTCCGTGGAGTATTAACTGAATAA
- a CDS encoding glycoside hydrolase family 3 C-terminal domain-containing protein gives MNREDAIKKAKALVAEMTLEERASQLKYDSPAIKRLGVPAYNWWNEALHGVARAGVATSFPQAIGMAATFDDELLKRVAEVIAEEGRAKYNAYSQEGDRDIYKGLTFWSPNVNIFRDPRWGRGHETYGEDPYLTSRLGVAFVKGLQGEEGLKTAACAKHFAVHSGPEADRHHFDARVSQKDLWETYLPAFEALVKEAEVESVMGAYNRTNGEPCCGSPTLMKDILREKWGFQGHYVSDCWAIKDFHEHHMVTSTAQESAALALKSGCDLNCGNTYLHILMAYQNGLVTEEEITTAAERLFTTRYLLGLFDGSTYDAIPYEVVESKPHLSVADEATAKSIVLLKNNGLLPLNKESIKTIGVIGPNANSRKALIGNYHGTSSQYITILEGLQKEVGDEVRILYSEGSHLYADRVEPLAYQRDRLSEAKIVAKHSDVVIVCVGLDETLEGEEGDTGNAYASGDKRDLALPEPQQELVEAMAKMGKPVILCLSAGSAIDLQYADAHYDAVLQAWYPGARGGQVIAKALLGEIVPSGKLPVTFYRDLSGLPAFEDYSMQGRTYRYMQEEALYPFGYGLTYGKCRIEEASYDQGSLRVLVHNEVDFKLEEVVQLYIKNLDSEFAVPNHSLCGFKRVSLEAGETKEIQINVSPNAFKVVNEQGEWIQGGKVFELYVGFGQPDERTYALTGMRPTKIMVEFLGE, from the coding sequence ATGAATAGAGAAGATGCAATAAAGAAAGCAAAAGCATTAGTTGCCGAAATGACATTAGAGGAAAGAGCAAGTCAGCTAAAGTATGATTCACCAGCTATCAAGAGACTAGGTGTACCTGCTTACAATTGGTGGAATGAAGCTTTACATGGTGTAGCAAGAGCAGGAGTTGCTACTAGTTTTCCACAAGCCATAGGTATGGCGGCTACCTTTGATGATGAGTTGCTTAAGAGAGTAGCAGAAGTGATTGCTGAAGAAGGAAGAGCTAAATATAATGCTTATAGTCAAGAGGGAGATCGCGATATTTATAAAGGACTTACATTTTGGTCACCTAATGTAAATATTTTTAGAGATCCAAGGTGGGGAAGAGGTCATGAAACTTACGGAGAAGATCCTTATTTAACGAGCCGACTAGGTGTTGCTTTTGTAAAAGGATTGCAAGGAGAAGAAGGACTTAAGACGGCTGCATGTGCCAAACATTTTGCAGTGCATTCAGGACCAGAAGCCGATAGACATCATTTTGATGCAAGAGTAAGTCAAAAGGATTTATGGGAAACCTATTTGCCTGCTTTTGAAGCTTTAGTAAAAGAAGCTGAAGTTGAATCTGTAATGGGGGCATATAATCGTACAAATGGAGAGCCTTGTTGTGGTAGCCCAACTCTAATGAAAGATATTTTAAGAGAGAAATGGGGCTTTCAAGGGCACTATGTTTCAGATTGTTGGGCCATTAAGGATTTTCATGAACATCATATGGTGACGAGTACAGCCCAAGAGTCTGCAGCTCTTGCTTTAAAATCAGGTTGTGATTTGAATTGTGGTAATACCTATTTACATATTTTAATGGCTTATCAAAATGGGCTGGTGACAGAAGAAGAGATTACAACAGCAGCTGAAAGGTTATTTACAACTCGCTATTTGCTTGGGTTATTTGATGGCTCAACATATGATGCTATTCCTTATGAAGTGGTAGAATCTAAACCACATCTTAGTGTGGCAGATGAAGCAACAGCTAAAAGTATCGTATTACTTAAAAATAATGGGCTATTGCCACTTAATAAAGAAAGTATTAAAACAATAGGGGTTATAGGACCTAATGCAAATAGTAGAAAAGCATTAATTGGTAACTATCATGGCACCTCATCCCAGTACATTACAATTTTAGAAGGTTTACAAAAAGAAGTGGGAGATGAAGTGCGTATTCTTTATTCAGAGGGTAGTCATCTTTATGCAGATCGTGTAGAACCTTTGGCTTATCAAAGAGATCGCTTATCAGAAGCAAAGATTGTTGCTAAGCATAGTGATGTGGTTATTGTGTGTGTAGGTCTAGATGAAACGTTAGAAGGAGAAGAGGGCGATACAGGAAATGCTTATGCCTCTGGAGATAAGAGAGACTTAGCACTTCCAGAACCACAACAAGAGCTAGTAGAAGCTATGGCAAAGATGGGGAAACCGGTCATTTTATGCTTAAGTGCAGGAAGTGCTATTGACCTTCAATATGCAGACGCACATTATGATGCAGTACTTCAAGCATGGTATCCAGGGGCAAGAGGTGGACAGGTGATTGCAAAGGCACTTCTAGGAGAAATCGTACCTTCTGGTAAACTACCTGTTACATTTTATAGAGATTTATCTGGGCTGCCTGCTTTTGAAGACTATAGTATGCAAGGAAGAACCTATCGTTATATGCAAGAAGAAGCACTTTACCCATTTGGATATGGATTAACTTATGGTAAATGTAGGATAGAAGAAGCAAGCTATGATCAAGGAAGCTTAAGGGTGCTTGTTCATAATGAAGTAGACTTTAAGCTAGAGGAGGTTGTACAACTCTATATCAAGAATTTAGACTCTGAGTTTGCGGTACCTAATCATAGTTTATGCGGCTTCAAACGGGTTTCACTAGAAGCCGGAGAAACCAAAGAAATACAGATTAATGTTTCCCCTAATGCTTTTAAAGTGGTGAATGAACAAGGTGAATGGATACAAGGTGGTAAAGTCTTTGAGCTTTATGTAGGTTTTGGTCAACCTGATGAACGTACTTATGCACTTACAGGAATGAGGCCAACTAAAATAATGGTTGAATTTTTAGGTGAGTAA
- a CDS encoding helix-turn-helix domain-containing protein, with protein sequence MLPELHGFQEKITFDSSTGILLYDNRVNEDYPKHWHSAFEVIMPIENTYEVTCHNCVYTLNETDILFVFPGCLHSMKAPNRGERLILQANYNQIYNNQELEAALAPLAPVLLITEATHPQVHPGIYQLLLLIKQESLTNASLCSSIMLAYFIEILVLLGRNCNRSTTTKQLSNSKEKEYAEKFIAICTYINEHCTEALTLDAVASLSGFSKYHFSRLFKLFANISFYKYLNQQRIYHAEKLLLANELTVTEIALQSGFGSLSAFIRMFNIVKGCTPTDFKKLYK encoded by the coding sequence ATGTTACCAGAACTACATGGTTTTCAAGAAAAAATAACTTTTGATTCTTCCACTGGTATTTTACTTTATGATAATCGCGTGAATGAAGACTATCCTAAGCATTGGCATTCTGCCTTTGAAGTCATTATGCCGATTGAGAATACTTACGAAGTTACTTGCCATAATTGCGTCTATACCTTAAATGAAACGGATATTCTTTTTGTATTTCCTGGTTGTCTACATAGTATGAAAGCTCCCAATAGGGGAGAACGGCTTATTTTACAAGCCAATTATAATCAAATCTATAATAATCAAGAATTAGAAGCTGCTCTAGCACCTCTTGCCCCTGTTTTACTTATTACAGAGGCGACCCATCCACAAGTACATCCAGGCATTTATCAATTATTGCTTTTGATTAAACAAGAATCACTTACTAATGCATCACTTTGTTCCTCTATCATGCTAGCTTATTTTATAGAAATTCTCGTTCTTCTAGGACGCAATTGCAATCGTTCCACCACAACTAAGCAGCTATCAAACTCCAAAGAGAAAGAATATGCAGAGAAATTCATTGCTATTTGCACCTATATTAATGAACACTGCACAGAAGCTTTAACCTTAGATGCTGTAGCTTCTTTATCCGGCTTTAGCAAATACCACTTTTCAAGGCTCTTTAAACTATTTGCCAATATCTCTTTTTATAAATACCTTAATCAGCAACGTATTTACCATGCTGAAAAGCTACTATTAGCCAACGAATTAACAGTAACTGAAATTGCTCTTCAGTCAGGTTTTGGAAGTCTTTCAGCTTTTATTCGGATGTTTAATATTGTGAAAGGTTGTACCCCTACTGATTTTAAAAAGCTTTATAAATAG